Genomic window (Gadus morhua chromosome 3, gadMor3.0, whole genome shotgun sequence):
TTGTGTTGGTGACATTTTGTCCCAGAGGGATTGCCCGCGCCTCCCCTACccttctcctctgttctcctccgACCATGGagtgaccaccccccccccaccccatcagtGCAGTGGTTAACACAAGGACATGACATACTGTACCGCTACTGCGCCACATTCGGGTGAGGTAAAGATTAGTTTGTCCAAAGCAGAAAAATCTTGCGCCTTGTGTTTAGAAATGAAAAACCTGCCTTTATATCTTGGACGGTTTTCGTGTGTATGAATGTCTTGTGTTTAGATGACAACTGGAGCGCTGTCGATCGTTTCGAAATTAAGTCCTGGACTCATAAAGGTGTTTGTAATTTTGTTGTGGTCACCATGGTAACAGAAAATCATAAGCCTAAATGTTTGTCGAGTTGAGAAGAAATTACCTTGTGCAAAATCGATGTGGTGTGTGACGTCAAGTGGCATTGTCAGATAACGTGTGGAAATAAAAACATGATACATCCGGCTTTGTCAATGCTCTCTTTGTTGTCATTGATTTGTTCGTTTCTAAGCAGACTGATAAACAATAAAGCCTTGTGCTTCTATACACAAAACACATCTCTGAATAGtgtcatgtttttgtgtgtgtgtgtgtgtgtgtgtgtgtgtgtgtgtgtgtgtgtgtgtgtgtgtgtgtgtgtgtgtgtgtgtgtgtgtgtgtgtgtgtgtgtgtgtgtgtttgtttgtgtgcatggttgtAGATAATATATGATCTTGAGATCACAAGTACAGAACATGCCTTCAACAGTGCAGTTTAGTTATTTAATTGATAAGCAAGATGTTGTAAGCAGGTAGGGAGAGGAGAAGTTTGTCTAGGAGCGGTAGGTGTACGTCTCGCTGTCTGGCGTTCCATGATGTAATCCCGCTTCTGGACCTGGAGAATCAGATAGTccggaggagatggggaggtgAAGGGTTGGGGGGATTAAATACATGTGGGTACTAGGTAGGTAAGTGGCGTAACACAACAGCGTGTTTTCCATAATCTACATAAATCGCTGTTGCAAAAACAGGTACCATTGTGGTTGTTTAAGCCAAGACTTCTctgaaggaaaataaaacaagtttagaacactttatgatCAATTTGTAGATCAAAACATGATGGCTGAAGTATAGAATCTAGAGCACAGAGAGTGGAGAACTAGAGAGAGGAACCTGCATGACATGGCAGAGGGGACAAAAAGGTTAGTAGGCCAGTAACAcacaatacagagagagaagcaatgttgactgagagggagggagggagggggagaacgagagagagagtgtgtgcgcgcgcgcgtgcgtgtgagaTAGGTGTCCGGTCAGATCAGTCACTCACATCAAAAGAGATTAATGAATACATGAATCGAAGATTGAATACATTACTTGATTAATTAACCCCTTAATCGAAATGAATGAACACAGTAATACAGTGAATCAATACAGCAATAGATGAGTCAAATATGGATGACCACATTAATAGATTAATGAACACAAAAATAAGAGTCACAAAGATATATTCATGAGCGTGTTAACAAAGATGAGGACACAATAGGTGATTCAGGAGAAAgctaaacaaaaaatatatatttttaagatgCTGTTTAATAATATTGAGTTGAAGATATCAGTTAATGTGAATTCTGGAAGGAGTGGACATTAAAAGTTTGCCATTGTGTGCTCCTACCCAATGTGAGGAAACTTTGTTTGAGCCAGTTGTGTTCAGAATTAGGATTATAGCTCTGAATcactaattattatttttaattgtcaATTAAAATGTGGACTGTACTAAAATTATTCTTTGAGGTTTCATTGTTTATATTGATGTGCATAATGACACATGCTTTTTTCTGAACAACTACAATCTTTAACCAATATTTCCTAACCAAtatttcctaaccctaacccttaccctaaaatCTCTATGTGCTTCACCATCCGTAATAGGCCTATCAACGTTTTTGAGGTACGGATCAAAAATGAATTAATTGAATCAGTAAATGTAGTAAAATATTTGGGCATCATCctggataataattaaaaatttgTTACGCAGATTAAGTATGTTGCAAAGAAGGTCAAACTAAATCTAAACTGTTTCCGTTTCATAAGAAGGGACCTGCCATGTCAAACGTCCAAATTATTTATGCACGCTATGATTTTTTCTCATTTGTCATACTGTATCACATCATGGTCACAAGCTTCTTCTACCGCATTAAAACCTATCTTTTCAATATACAAACAGACAATAAAAGTCATGGACCGGAAACCCATGAGATGGCATCACTGTGGCATtctaaaaaaacacaaccttttCACCTTTGATAACTTTTTTAATTTTAGTAATCTTAAATTGTTTTTCTAATGTGTAAATAATCATGTGTCACCACTGTAGTATGAATTGGCCATCAGACGTCAGAGCTCTCGTCGGGCAAATACACGAGCCTCCATCAATGGTGATTGTCTTGTTCCCATGTACAAGACATCTTTCGGTCAGTCTGTTTTCCCTGCAAAGGGGGCAAAACTATGGAACCTCTTGCCCACTAGTTTAAAACTAGAGACTTACAGCAACACTTTTAACAGAGAACTTAAACAACGGctcaaatcaaatcaacagTGCTCACACAAATAATTTACAACTGGTTAATTGTCTGAGCATGCTGcctttctgttttgtttattttattttattattattattattttatttttttaaatcctcCTGTGGACAGGTGTTGAAAACTAGCATTTGTTACACTGAAAACAATGCATCTGGTTTCGTCCAATGATATTGTCATGTCCATGTTAAATAAAAATCTACTTACTTACTACTAAAACTTTTTTAAACCTTAAAATGCCTGAAGTGAATAAACCAGTGTGTTTCAGTGCAGACAGCATGGCCAACAATTCTGGTCCGGTCTAAGAAATTATACGGCAGTCAAGCATCTTAATAATCACGACACACTTCAATCACATAATTTTTCtatacacattttttaaaaacgCTAGTAAGCTACTGTCACTCAACTGCTTCGACTAAAACCTGCACTCTGTTCTTTTTTGCATTTGCAGAATAAAGAGATTTGAGATTGTACCTATAGTTAACAGTTATACCAGTTAATACAGGTACTGATGCTTCACAAGCGTGTGCatgtcatatataataataatattattataattactataataattattatgctATAATATGAATAGGCTTACTCATCATTATAATAGTAATTGTACTTTTTTTCCTATATAGCGCATATTAGACCTACTTAATTACACAAACAAAACTTAAAGTCACATTAAGTCGTTTTAAGCAGACATTTCGAGTTGACTATGCTGTATATTTATCGGAGTTCACCGAGTTCACTACTTCGCTCTTTATGTTGTCCTTAAATCAGGGTCACGTGGACCCGCCCATGTGACGCCATATCCGCTTCCACTAGAATTACAACAAGCGCTGCTCGTGAACTCATATGCCCTCACCCGAACAGATCTGCACTACTTTCTTTTTCCACGCCTGATACAGTTTTACCGTTTTATCAACAGGTCAGTGCCTCTCATTATTTCTTTCTCTTCTAGTAGCGTTCCACGCCCTCACGTGTCGACACCAGAGACGCGCAACTACAACTTCTtcagacaacacacacgcactaaaaATACCAACAATATTTACTGGCGGctccccgccctctctccctatctctctccctcggtgAATAATATTGAAGATACCAGGCAGGGCCATCAGTTACCAAAGAGAGGTTATCCTTTTGAATGTTTAGTAGGATGTCTCCAAATCTAAAACTTTTTGCCTTGAATGATTGGAAGCTAGCATAAAACATGTTAACAGTTACCCCGCAGTCGTCGGGTTTGTTTTATCCAGGACATAACGAAACTAAAACACGTGTTAGTCTtgtttttgccctttttcccaTGTAGCTGATGGAAGGCTTGACATAAGGCTGTTGCAAAGCGAACTTCCTCCATGGAGTAAAGTATGTGCCACTTGGCAGTGCGCTACCCCTGCTACTACCTCTGTGTATAACAGCATCTGGACTGGCCGAGGCGGACATTTTACACTTGACCagtggagccagagagagcctGCATGGAGGATTTTCCCAGGACGACGACCTCGGCTTTTCCATGATATCGTATAGCTTAAGCTGTTCGCTCACTCGGCGACTCACTGCATTCTCCACTTCGTTCGTCGCACTGACAACTGAATCCAACTTTTTTCTTACTGTTTACGCACCGGAGCAAACGCAACGATCGGCAGCTGGACGTCAGATCTCCATCTCTAACGTGTGGAGTTGCTTTTAGGACTGCGCAGTAGCAGCACCTGTGGGTACAAAGGGGACAAAGCTTACCCCATGGCTTCTCCCTCCCAAGTGTTGTGCTTGTTTTAATCCGTGGGAAGCGGTGTATCTGCGGCTGCCCAGTGTGTTCTGTGAGAGGTGGGAGACGCTACCAAACCTTGCTCTCTGGCGGTGTGCGGTATTAACTATTAATATTGGACATCCGGTGGCAGCGCCAGCTGCGCCCCTAATTTTTTTTAGTCTTCGCATCGGAGCTCTGGGATTGTTTGAACCTGATACCACGGATCGCCGGAGTACATGGTATGGatgcaattaaacatttgtgCTAACATTTGGGCAATGTTTTGAGGGGTAGGGCGAACCCCTGTCGTGCCTATTCTCGCCCGCGTGTGCCATGCGGGTCGCGCGGCCATGGCACCGTTTCTCTCTCCGGTTGTTTAGATCAGGCGGTCCGCTGTACAGCTGTGAACACAGGACCGCTTTAACCTCGTAgttgtctatttatttattttaaaaacaaaaaacaaatattaGGACAGTTTAGGGACGACTTTTGGACATGACTAGGATTGGAACGTAAATTTGCGATTGAGAAGCTTGTTACTTTGTCTGCCAGCTGCAAGGACACGGAGAGGACAGTGTGTAGCCTATTCCTTTCTTCCAGATCAGCCAATATGTGCAAACGCGGCGCCAGATGCACTCTGGTTTTTAGACGGAATGGGGTATCATACAAAACGATTCTTCGTGCAACCTCTATAAGATCTTAATTCCGCAAATTGGCTTTCCAGACAGCCCAccatccacccctccaccctccagccccccttCGGTCGGTTAGCCACGCGCGACCACTCCACGCTGCTCCACTCTTTGCGTGCTGCCAACCGAGTCTATTATGGTCGTCCGATTGACGGACTTCCAGGTCTGGACATCTGATTGTTTTTGTCGAATTGTTTTTCTAAAAATGTTACTTCTGTAGTTTAGTAGCAGTGGACCGTATATTTTTCAAAGGTCCTAACGTTTATGTCCTGGCCCTGCTGCAAGCATCCCTTCAAAGGTTGTTTCCAAATAAGCATCAATACTCCAGTGTGTTTCTTACGACGTGTTTCTAACGAATTGTTTAAAGGCTGGGCCGGGTCTGTTGTCACTGTTCGGAGCAGGGCTTCTGGTATAGTAGGCTCGTCCTATAGAACCACTATAGAGAGCTTTAGGGTGAGGAGGTTGGAAGACTCTTTTGTTCAGCTCAAACAATGCCCGTTTCTATTTCCCCACTCTGTCTGCTATTTAAACACGCAGAGGCAGCGGACAGTTTGTACCCTAACTAACCCCTGAACAAATTTGAGTTCCTGTGCTGGGTTTTTGGGTTGCTGTGTGAATGTCTTCTACTCAGTGCATGACACATTTCTGTCTATTTATGTATACAAGTTGGTTTACTTTACACAGTGCACAGCAATATCCACAAATACTTGTGTACCATACCCACAGGACATACTTCAGGGTTGTTTGCATGCTATTGACTGGTCTCAACCAAACAGCTGTGTCGACATGCACTCCCCAGAAGGACCAGTGTGTTTACAGTGGCTTCAGCTAGGCATATGGGGAGGTTACAAGGAGCTAATGACCCTGAGTTCTATAGAAACTTTGGCCTTCATGTGAGACATGTGACGTCGGTTTTGTTGTTCTACCCGAAGTGCCGCACTTAACCTTTGGCCCGAGGTTATGTCACATCAACTCCACACACAACAGCTCCCTTGTAGAAGCGTATGATGCTCTGCAAGCGTCTCCATAGGTCTCTTCATGTGCAAATCCACACTGAGTGTCGTTGTATCTCCATGTCATGTTAAAGTGTATGAATATTGTTCAGATTCATAAAGGAACTAAACAAAACAACTGAATGTCAAAGCGTTGCCATGTTCTGTTTTATTCTGGCTATGTCTAGAAATGAGTCAATATTGTGGGGTGGGTTCTGAAGACAACAGTGTCTGGGTCCCAGGGGGAATGCATCGCAGATGGTAAAGCAAAGTAGAACCAGGAAGCTTTTGTTTCCACGCCACGCCCCTCTGAAATAGCCTTCTGTGGTGTTGCTCGCCACGGTTTCTGACTCGAGGCCAACAGGCCGGTGTGAATGTTTACATCACGCTGCGGTCGCCAAAGGGGCCTTTACAGCGGCGACAACACACCAAGTAGTCACTGGTGAATGTTTACGTCTGCATGGCAGCGGGCATTGTTTTGTGCCATGGCCCCTCATGCCTAGactctgccctccctctccagctCTCACTTCCTCATTCCTATTGGCCAGCGCGTGGTCACACACACCCGGATAAACATGTCACTGCATTGTTCTCCCAAACGACCAGACCGTCCGCGTGTTCACTCTTTTGGCCTCCTCTACTTCTCGTGGGTCTGGTCTGAGCGCCCTGGTGATCCTCTGCTTGCATTGGGTTTCATCAGCAGCACCGTAGCACGAAGGCTTGCAGTTTATTTACGCTAGTCTCTTATCCGCTCcgcctctcttcttctcctgctgTCCTTTCTCTCAACTCTGGTTTACCCCTTTTCTCCACTTTCTCCTCCGCTCGTCTCTCTTAACAATCGCCCTTCCCTTTTCTTTAATAACGCAGACGGACGGATGAACAGACAATGGCTTCCTGCGTCTATGAGCAGATTGTGGGCAATAATTAACTTTAGGCTGTCTGCTAAAAGACAGAATTAGGGTACAATCTTATcatgtgtgtttacctgttaTCTAATGTCATGCAACACATGACGAGTGCTTTATTTAGCATAATACACACAATGACGTGCAATTTTTTGTATCGCGTTTCACTGAAGTCATAATTGTTtgacctcatcctcctccctcctcacaaGCTGTCCACTCTCCTACTCTTCCTCATCTTTCGTTGCctcaagtcgctttggataaagcgaCTTGTGTCTGCTAAATTCCCTCAATGcaaatctctctcttctccgacTCTATCCTCCCCCTCATGATCCTCTCTCCATTGCTCCTCCTTCTCTAGTCAAAGGGAGCTGACTGGTAGGCCATGGGCAGAGGGAGTTGAACACCCTCACACTGCTGCACTACGATTGGTTGAAACCCCCCTGACCGGCTTACTACATCCTCCTTCCAGCGtacgtaccacacacacacacacacactgtctagCCAGTTTGATGTTTTGTTGCTTTTGAagtgaaaaataaatgacaaatgtttcTTTCCTCCAGCAGAAAGTCGCACAGCGTTGGCTCTGTGAACCTACCCTgacacaccccacctcctcgCCCCTGGCATGCCTCAGGTACGACActttattctaaagaggtcaacACATGACAAGCGGCTGAGGACGCGTTAAGAATACAGCCAGCCGGCATACGGCAGTGCAAAGCTTTAACTCACAAAACCATGGAAAGGTGTGTTTTTAGAAATGAGCTGAAGAAAGCCATGTTCGAATAGAGTCTGTCGTTTAAAGACTTCAAACCAAGCTGTATCCGTTTGGAGTCGTCGGCCGGGGTGAaagttgaaatgtttttttttttttgagtgtCAAGGTGGCGAatcaacgcaaacacacagacagagacttATAATTATAGGCTGGTTTTATGGGTAATTAGGTCACAGCTTCTGTGACCCGAGCTGaattatgcgtgtgtgtctcctctaCCCAGCCGGGCATGAATGGGCTGGAGCCGGCATTTGGTGAGGCCTACAGCAACCACCGGGGCCTGCTGAGCCCCTACCCCCCCGCCATGTCTCCACAGGGGGGCCGGACGGAGTACAACCAGGTGGGTCATGCTGAGGTGTTAACCGCTCAACTGTTCCACCTCTGCATGACGGCTTAATAGTATCCATTGTAATTGATTTTATCCAtgatataattaattaatattaggGTTTTGGGCAACAGATgattaaaaaaatgatattttagggaatatgttgtcaatttggtaAATGTGCCAATTCCTGTCATATGTCCCGATTGCTACTATTCTGCATGTTGTGACTATCCCTCCCCTTTATCCAGAGTGTGCTGCTGATGCTGGGCTCCCCGGCGATGCCACGGAAGCGGCCCTTTGAGTTGCTAAGCGACCTCGTGGACGACGGGGGATTCGGCGAGGACCTGCACCCGGAGCACTGGGACGTGTCGGAACTGGACGAGATGGCCCGCTATGCCAAACCAGGCCTGGGGGTGGACGGGGGTCCGGCCggcacggaggaggaggcggtgctcCTGGGCCGCTGGGGGCGgagctcggaggaggaggaggagaggaggaggaagaggatcgCCGGGGAGACCCACGCCACTGAGACGCACGGCGCTGGGGATCATTGGGGCGGAGGGGGTGGATGCGCTGCGGAGAGGAAGCTGTGccctggaggaggaagggaggcggaggagagggtTTCTAACGTGGAGGTGTACcaggtggagcagcagcagcaagaagaagaacaacatcaagaggaggaaggaagaaggggaggaggaggggggacagaggagcaggaggttaCTGCGTCTTTGGGAGCTCCAGGACTGGAGCTCTGCAGCGAGGAGCACAACTACTCCCTGACCCAGGGAGAAGAGCTGGCGGCTGGGCTTGAGGACGATGCCCAGGTCCCACCCTACCAGACCCCGCTCAGATCCCCACAACAAcaccagcaggaggaggtggggcagGACATGAGTCAACCCAGactggaagaagaggaggaggaggaggaggaggaggagaaggaggagcagcagcagcagcagcagcagcaggaagaagattatgaggaagacgaagaggaggaggaggaggtagaggaggaggaggaggaggaggaaggggcggagGAAACGGCTGTGGAGGCGGAGGATTCCAGCTCTTCTGAGTCAGAGTGTGGTGAGTAGGATTTATATCGGCCTTGGCTAACAGACATGGAACATCTGCTGGTTTTTAACTTCAGACGATGGCTGCCCTTATCCTCCCTTATAAGTATGAGCATTAGGTTAGTAAGTAAAGTTTTTTTCCCATGTCAATTAATCCAGCGATACTCATTTTCGATTCatcattttaataaattggcTATACTTTTATATTATTGGCAAGTGCCGATGCCAAGTTTGCAGATCTCAAAGTCTTAAATTGGCATGCTTTGTGTGATGCACAGCCAAGAGCAGCTAAATAATTCATGCTGTTCTGCTCTGAGAACAACAGATCTATAAGATCAGCGTTATGTACGTGGATGTTTGTGAAATTCTCTAGCAACGAGAATGCTCTGGTAGCATGAATTGAAGTAATGAGGGCACCATGCTACAACAGAGAATGGGTCGTCTCTATACGGGCTACCAGTTCACACGCTGAACTTCACAGAGAATGTTTCATCAGATGTTTCTAGACAAGCATCCCCGAGGCACTGATATACATTCGATGTGAACCGCACGGCATATAATTAGACTCGGCCTGGAGAATGTTCTCCCCATATGGTTCATGTAGGCCCTGCACACGGTCTGTATTATTGGACTTTTGTGGTGGCATCTGCCTGACTTAAGACAGTAGTAGGCCTTCTAGGGTGACATGGGTGTATCTTGGAGGGAGATGTATGGTGACATATCACTGCCAAAAATGGCAAGCAAAAATGACTACTAACACATCAAATATTACTGCGAGTTCCTTTACTGCACTCGCACACAGTATTCCTCTGATTGAAATTTTTTCTACGTTGTGCGGTAGTTACCTGTTTAGCACTAAGAGGTCGGTGCCAAATCTGGCCATTGTATCCTTGAATTTGATTGGTTACATCGACGCCTCTTGATGTCTCCGAACATGCTTTAGAGAACAATAAAGCACAGCCTTGCACCTCAGACAGCTTGCAGTTGTTATCAAAACGTATAACTATGCATGTCATGAATAAATGCAGGATCATCAGGTGCAGTGAACCATAGCCAGCCTTGAACATTAGCAGAACTTGAGTATATAGAATATCATCAGACCAGGAAAtatgaatgttaaaaaaaggCTGATAATACTGCCTCGCAGTAGCTACTGTTAGAGTTATTTAGTGTAACAACAATCGTCTAATGACGTCTAATATATCAGCGCTATCGCT
Coding sequences:
- the LOC115540853 gene encoding CREB3 regulatory factor encodes the protein MPQPGMNGLEPAFGEAYSNHRGLLSPYPPAMSPQGGRTEYNQSVLLMLGSPAMPRKRPFELLSDLVDDGGFGEDLHPEHWDVSELDEMARYAKPGLGVDGGPAGTEEEAVLLGRWGRSSEEEEERRRKRIAGETHATETHGAGDHWGGGGGCAAERKLCPGGGREAEERVSNVEVYQVEQQQQEEEQHQEEEGRRGGGGGTEEQEVTASLGAPGLELCSEEHNYSLTQGEELAAGLEDDAQVPPYQTPLRSPQQHQQEEVGQDMSQPRLEEEEEEEEEEEKEEQQQQQQQQEEDYEEDEEEEEEVEEEEEEEEGAEETAVEAEDSSSSESECEVEELAVKPSGERPQKRRCFWEYRRARESAAKKRLAGEMRWSLSWSSSTLPSTLYRREGKKGRRKARKTDASDLTPNPQKLHSIGEQLQKLNAAIDGMGPVNDLPAVARARSRKEKNKLASRACRLKKKAQHEANKIKLWGLNQEYDHLLGALLRIKEVIRRRVESSEEDDTDVRGMTQRLEDILKDSSGPLVAGRTKDFVQRILAASAGGQTKRTPQGGDGGLAV